One genomic region from Nymphaea colorata isolate Beijing-Zhang1983 chromosome 12, ASM883128v2, whole genome shotgun sequence encodes:
- the LOC126410628 gene encoding NADP-dependent malic enzyme-like has protein sequence MGPGYSHTKPSTCPVVGITPLSSAPRSFLPAIIQPGTRQKFEDFANHNAFELLAKYGTTHLVFNDDIQGTASVVLAGLIAALKLVGGSLAEHTFLFLGAGEAGTGIEELIALEMSRQTKAPLEECRKRIWLVDSKITWD, from the exons ATGGGCCCTGGTTACAGCCACACCAAGCCAAGCACTTGCCCTGTTGTCGGCATCACACCGCTATCCTCTGCTCCTCGCTCATTTCTTCCGGCGATCATCCAACCAGGGACTCGACAAAAG tTTGAAGACTTTGCCAATCACAATGCATTTGAGTTGCTTGCAAAGTATGGGACTACACATCTCGTCTTCAATGATGATATACAG GGAACTGCTTCTGTTGTTCTTGCTGGGCTTATTGCAGCACTAAAATTAGTTGGCGGATCCCTAGCTGAGCACACTTTTCTCTTCCTTGGTGCTGGTGAG GCTGGGACTGGCATTGAAGAGCTGATTGCTCTTGAGATGTCAAGACAG ACCAAAGCTCCATTGGAAGAATGCAGAAAGAGAATATGGCTTGTGGACTCAAAGATAACGTGGGATTAA